One region of Serinus canaria isolate serCan28SL12 chromosome 25, serCan2020, whole genome shotgun sequence genomic DNA includes:
- the LOC103823994 gene encoding scale keratin-like, with protein MSCYDLCPPRTSTELCPPRTSVAVPQPIAESCNELCARQCPDSSAFIQPPPVVVTFPGPILSSFPQQAVVGSSGAPAFGGSLGLGGLYGAGATQASGGLCTFGRAYAAPACSPCALPRYSKKLWDTCGPC; from the coding sequence ATGTCCTGCTACGACCTGTGCCCCCCCAGAACCAGCACGGAGCTGTGTCCCCCCAGGACCAGcgtggctgtgccccagcccatcGCTGAGAGCTGCAACGAGCTGTGCGCCCGCCAGTGCCCCGACTCCTCTGCCTTCATCCAGCCACCGCCCGTGGTGGTCACCTTCCCCggccccatcctcagctccttcccccagcaggcCGTGGTGGGCTCCTCCGGAGCACCGGCCTTTGgcggctccctggggctgggcggCCTCTACGGCGCCGGCGCCACCCAGGCCTCGGGGGGCCTCTGCACCTTTGGCAGAGCCTACGCTGCTCCCGCCTGCAGCCCTTGCGCCCTGCCCCGCTACAGCAAGAAGCTCTGGGACACCTGCGGGCCCTGCTAG
- the LOC108963472 gene encoding scale keratin-like yields MSYSSQSCGVSCPQPIAESTNEPCVQQCPDSRALILPPPVVVTIPGPVLSTCPQESVVGSSGPALPGRSFSSRSSQGYGGSFGLGGSGGSGGYLGSSGYGGSFGSGGYGGSSGYGGSQGYGGSLGYGGSRGYGGFSGYGGSLGYGGSLGYGGSLGLGSCGGYGGSQSYGGSLGYGGSLGYGRSLGYGGDTGYGGSLGGYGGSFGGYGGSLGGYGGSLGGYGGSLGGYGGSFGNCGRSYSSGFSSRGLGYSLPGSQRWSRSRRGSCGFF; encoded by the coding sequence ATGTCCTACTCCAGCCAGTCCTGCGGCGtcagctgcccccagcccatcGCCGAGAGCACCAACGAGCCGTGTGTGCAGCAGTGCCCCGACTCCAGAGCCCTGATCCTGCCCCCACCAGTGGTGGTGACCATCCCGggccctgtgctcagcacctgcCCTCAGGAGAGCGTGGTGGGATCGTCGGGCCCAGCCTTGCCGGGGCGTTCCTTCAGTTCCCGAAGCTCACAGGGCTACGGGGGCTCCTTTGGGCTGGGAGGATCTGGGGGTTCTGGGGGCTATTTGGGCTCCTCTGGCTATGGGGGCTCCTTTGGGTCTGGAGGTTATGGGGGCTCATCTGGCTATGGGGGCTCCCAGGGCTATGGGGGTTCCCTTGGATATGGGGGCTCCCGTGGCTATGGGGGTTTCTCAGGCTATGGGGGCTCCCTTGGCTATGGGGGATCCCTTGGCTATGGGGGCTCCCTTGgcctgggaagctgtggggGCTATGGGGGCTCCCAGAGCTATGGGGGCTCCCTTGGATATGGGGGCTCCCTTGGCTATGGCCGTTCCCTGGGTTATGGAGGTGACACTGGCTATGGGGGCTCCCTCGGGGGCTATGGGGGCTCCTTTGGGGGCTATGGGGGCTCCCTGGGGGGCTATGGGGGCTCCCTCGGGGGTTATGGGGGCTCCCTGGGGGGCTATGGGGGCTCCTTTGGCAATTGTGGGAGGTCCTACAGCTCTGGCTTCTCCTCACGGGGCCTGGGCTattccctgcctggctcccagaGATGGAGCAGGTCCCGCCGTGGGAGCTGTGGGTTTTTCTAA
- the LOC127060662 gene encoding LOW QUALITY PROTEIN: scale keratin-like (The sequence of the model RefSeq protein was modified relative to this genomic sequence to represent the inferred CDS: inserted 1 base in 1 codon) → MSCYDLCPPRTSTELCPPRTSVAVPQPIAESCNELCARQCPDSSAFIQPPPVVVTXPGPILSSFPQQAVVGSSGAPAFGGSLGLGGLYGAGATQASGGLCTFGRAYAAPACSPCALPRYSKKLWDTCGPC, encoded by the exons ATGTCCTGCTACGACCTGTGCCCCCCCAGGACCAGCACGGAGCTGTGTCCCCCCAGGACCAGcgtggctgtgccccagcccatcGCTGAGAGCTGCAACGAGCTGTGCGCCCGCCAGTGCCCCGACTCCTCTGCCTTCATCCAGCCACCGCCCGTGGTGGTCA TTCCCggccccatcctcagctccttcccccagcaggcCGTGGTGGGCTCCTCCGGAGCACCGGCCTTTGgcggctccctggggctgggcggCCTCTACGGCGCCGGCGCCACCCAGGCCTCGGGGGGCCTCTGCACCTTTGGCAGAGCCTACGCTGCTCCCGCCTGCAGCCCTTGCGCCCTGCCCCGCTACAGCAAGAAGCTCTGGGACACCTGCGGGCCCTGCTAG
- the LOC103823991 gene encoding feather beta keratin-like: MSYKHNLCPRSSGSLGQGIKPARSEELQPLLLSSPWRKGPPCLPDSHPTAMSCYDLCAPTSCGPTPLANSCNEPCVRQCQDSTYVIQPSPVVVTLPGPILSSFPQNTAVGSSASAAVGDALSAGGVPINSGSSSGLGSLGYSGLGGLYGRSYRRSNRCGP, from the exons ATGAGCTACAAGCACAATTTGTGTCCCAGGTCCTCGGGCTCTCTGGGCCAGGGTATAAAACCAGCACGGTCGGAGGAGCTACAACCactccttctttcttctccttggaGAAAAGG ACCTCCTTGCCTTCCAGACTCTCACCCCACAGCCATGTCCTGCTACGACCTCTGTGCCCCCACGTCCTGCGGCCCCACCCCGCTGGCCAACAGCTGCAACGAGCCCTGTGTGCGGCAGTGCCAGGACTCCACCTACGTGATCCAGCCCTCTCCTGTGGTGGTCACCCTGCCCGGacccatcctcagctccttcccccagaaCACCGCCGTGGGATCCTCAGCCTCCGCCGCCGTCGGGGATGCTCTGAGTGCCGGGGGCGTCCCCATCAACTCTGGCAGCTCCTCGGGGCTGGGCAGTTTGGGGTACTCGGGTTTGGGGGGGCTCTATGGGAGGTCCTACCGGCGCTCCAACCGCTGCGGGCCCTGA
- the LOC127060648 gene encoding scale keratin-like isoform X3 codes for MSCYDLCPPRTSTELCPPRTSVAVPQPIAESCNELCARQCPDSSAFIQPPPVVVTFPGPILSSFPQQAVVGSSGAPAFGGSLGLGGLYGAGATQASGGLCTFGRAYAAPACSPCALPRYSKKLWDTCGPC; via the coding sequence ATGTCCTGCTACGACCTGTGCCCCCCCAGGACCAGCACGGAGCTGTGCCCCCCCAGGACCAGcgtggctgtgccccagcccatcGCTGAGAGCTGCAACGAGCTGTGCGCCCGCCAGTGCCCCGACTCCTCTGCCTTCATCCAGCCACCGCCCGTGGTGGTCACCTTCCCCggccccatcctcagctccttcccccagcaggcCGTGGTGGGCTCCTCCGGAGCTCCGGCTTTTGgcggctccctggggctgggcggCCTCTATGGCGCTGGCGCCACCCAGGCCTCGGGGGGCCTCTGCACCTTTGGCAGAGCCTACGCTGCTCCCGCCTGCAGCCCTTGCGCCCTGCCCCGCTACAGCAAGAAGCTCTGGGACACCTGCGGGCCCTGCTAG
- the LOC127060648 gene encoding scale keratin-like isoform X2 → MGPGKVTTTGGGWMKAEESGHWRAHSSLQLSAMGWGTATLVLGGHSSVLVLGGHSTALATFSSSRTRSTLGSHCTMSCYDLCPPRTSTELCPPRTSVAVPQPIAESCNELCARQCPDSSAFIQPPPVVVTFPGPILSSFPQQAVVGSSGAPAFGGSLGLGGLYGAGATQASGGLCTFGRAYAAPACSPCALPRYSKKLWDTCGPC, encoded by the exons atggggccGGGGAAGGTGACCACCACGGGCGGTGGCTGGATGAAGGCAGAGGAGTCGGGGCACTGGCGGGCGCACAGCTCGTTGCAGCTCTCAGCgatgggctggggcacagccacgCTGGTCCTGGGGGGGCACAGCTCCGTGCTGGTCCTGGGGGGGCACAG CACTGCCCTGGCCACCTTCTCCTCGTCACGAACAAGG AGCACCCTCGGATCCCACTGCACGATGTCCTGCTACGACCTGTGCCCACCCAGGACCAGCACGGAGCTGTGTCCCCCCAGGACCAGcgtggctgtgccccagcccatcGCTGAGAGCTGCAACGAGCTGTGCGCCCGCCAGTGCCCCGACTCCTCTGCCTTCATCCAGCCACCGCCCGTGGTGGTCACCTTCCCCggccccatcctcagctccttcccccagcaggcCGTGGTGGGCTCCTCCGGAGCTCCGGCCTTTGgcggctccctggggctgggcggCCTCTACGGCGCCGGCGCCACCCAGGCCTCGGGGGGCCTCTGCACCTTTGGCAGAGCCTACGCTGCTCCCGCCTGCAGCCCTTGCGCCCTGCCCCGCTACAGCAAGAAGCTCTGGGACACCTGCGGGCCCTGCtag
- the LOC108963506 gene encoding feather keratin 4-like: MSCYDRCPPTSCGPTPLANSCNEPCVRQCQDSTVVIQPSPVVVTLPGPILSSFPQNTTVGSSASAAIGSALSAEGVPINSGSSLGFGGFGGFGYPGLGSGYSRPYRRYNASRSGFYGPC; the protein is encoded by the coding sequence ATGTCCTGCTACGATCGATGTCCTCCCACGTCCTGCGGCCCCACCCCGCTGGCCAACAGCTGCAACGAGCCCTGCGTGCGGCAGTGCCAGGACTCCACCGTGGTCATCCAGCCGTCCCCCGTGGTGGTCACCCTGCCCGGacccatcctcagctccttcccccagaaCACCACCGTGGGATCCTCGGCGTCTGCGGCCATCGGGAGCGCTCTGAGCGCCGAGGGTGTTCCCATCAACTCGGGCAGCTCCTTGGGCTTTGGGGGCTTTGGGGGCTTTGGCTACCCCGGGCTGGGCAGTGGCTACAGCCGGCCCTACCGGCGCTACAACGCCTCCCGCAGCGGCTTCTACGGGCCCTGCtaa
- the LOC127060660 gene encoding scale keratin-like codes for MSCYDLCPPRTSTELCPPRTSVAVPQPIAESCNELCARQCPDSSAFIQPPPVVVTFPGPILSSFPQQAVVGSSGAPAFGGSLGLGGLYGAGATQASGGLCTFGRAYAAPACSPCALPRYSKKLWDTCGPC; via the coding sequence ATGTCCTGCTACGACCTGTGCCCCCCCAGGACCAGCACGGAGCTGTGCCCCCCCAGGACCAGcgtggctgtgccccagcccatcGCTGAGAGCTGCAACGAGCTGTGCGCCCGCCAGTGCCCCGACTCCTCTGCCTTCATCCAGCCACCGCCCGTGGTGGTCACCTTCCCCggccccatcctcagctccttcccccagcaggcCGTGGTGGGCTCCTCCGGAGCACCGGCCTTTGgcggctccctggggctgggcggCCTCTACGGCGCCGGCGCCACCCAGGCCTCGGGGGGCCTCTGCACCTTTGGCAGAGCCTACGCTGCTCCCGCCTGCAGCCCTTGCGCCCTGCCCCGCTACAGCAAGAAGCTCTGGGACACCTGCGGGCCCTGCtag
- the LOC103823937 gene encoding feather keratin 1 produces MSCYDLCRPCGPTPLANSCNEPCVRQCQDSRVVIQPSPVVVTLPGPILSSFPQNTAVGSSTSAAVGSILSEEGVPINSGGFGLSGLSGLGGRYCGRRCLPC; encoded by the coding sequence atgtCCTGCTACGACCTGTGCCGGCCCTGCGGCCCCACCCCGCTGGCCAACAGCTGCAACGAGCCCTGTGTGCGGCAGTGCCAGGACTCCCGCGTGGTCATCCAGCCCTCGCCCGTGGTGGTCACCCTGCCCgggcccatcctcagctccttcccccagaaCACCGCCGTGGGATCCTCCACCTCCGCCGCCGTGGGCAGCATCCTCAGCGAGGAGGGAGTGCCCATCAACTCGGGGGGCTTTGGGCTCTCGGGGCTCTCCGGCCTCGGTGGCCGCTACTGCGGCCGCAGGTGCCTGCCCTGCTAG
- the LOC127060661 gene encoding LOW QUALITY PROTEIN: scale keratin-like (The sequence of the model RefSeq protein was modified relative to this genomic sequence to represent the inferred CDS: deleted 1 base in 1 codon), protein MSCYDLCPPRTSTELCPPRTSVAVPQPIAESCNELCARQCPDSSAFIQPPPVVVTFPGPILSSFPQQAVVGSSGAPAFGGSLGLGGLYGAGATQASGGLCTFGRAYAAPACSPCALPRYSKKLWDTCGPC, encoded by the exons ATGTCCTGCTACGACCTGTGCCCCCCCAGGACCAGCACGGAGCTGTGCCCCCCCAGGACCAGcgtggctgtgccccagcccatcGCTGAGAGCTGCAACGAGCTGTGCGCCCGCCAGTGCCCCGACTCCTCTGCCTTCATCCAGCCACCGCCCGTGGTGGTCACCTTCCCCggccccatcctcagctccttcccccagcaggcCGTGGTGGGCTCCTCCGGAGCT CCGGCCTTTGgcggctccctggggctgggcggCCTCTACGGCGCTGGCGCCACCCAGGCCTCGGGGGGCCTCTGCACCTTTGGCAGAGCCTACGCTGCTCCCGCCTGCAGCCCTTGCGCCCTGCCCCGCTACAGCAAGAAGCTCTGGGACACCTGCGGGCCCTGCTAG
- the LOC127060648 gene encoding scale keratin-like isoform X1: MGPGKVTTTGGGWMKAEESGHWRAHSSLQLSAMGWGTATLVLGGHSSVLVLGGHSTALATFSSSRTRSTLGSHCKMSCYDLCPPRTSTELCPPRTSVAVPQPIAESCNELCARQCPDSSAFIQPPPVVVTFPGPILSSFPQQAVVGSSGAPAFGGSLGLGGLYGAGATQASGGLCTFGRAYAAPACSPCALPRYSKKLWDTCGPC, encoded by the exons atggggccGGGGAAGGTGACCACCACGGGCGGTGGCTGGATGAAGGCAGAGGAGTCGGGGCACTGGCGGGCGCACAGCTCGTTGCAGCTCTCAGCgatgggctggggcacagccacgCTGGTCCTGGGGGGGCACAGCTCCGTGCTGGTCCTGGGGGGGCACAG CACTGCCCTGGCCACCTTCTCCTCGTCACGAACAAGG AGCACCCTCGGATCCCACTGCAAGATGTCCTGCTACGACCTGTGCCCCCCCAGGACCAGCACGGAGCTGTGCCCCCCCAGGACCAGcgtggctgtgccccagcccatcGCTGAGAGCTGCAACGAGCTGTGCGCCCGCCAGTGCCCCGACTCCTCTGCCTTCATCCAGCCACCGCCCGTGGTGGTCACCTTCCCCggccccatcctcagctccttcccccagcaggcCGTGGTGGGCTCCTCCGGAGCTCCGGCTTTTGgcggctccctggggctgggcggCCTCTATGGCGCTGGCGCCACCCAGGCCTCGGGGGGCCTCTGCACCTTTGGCAGAGCCTACGCTGCTCCCGCCTGCAGCCCTTGCGCCCTGCCCCGCTACAGCAAGAAGCTCTGGGACACCTGCGGGCCCTGCTAG
- the LOC103823992 gene encoding scale keratin-like — translation MSCYDLCPPRTSTELCPPRTSVAVPQPIAESCNELCARQCPDSSAFIQPPPVVVTFPGPILSSFPQQAVVGSSGAPAFGGSLGLGGLYGAGATQASGGLCTFGRAYAAPACSPCALPRYSKKLWDTCGSC, via the coding sequence ATGTCCTGCTACGACCTGTGCCCCCCCAGAACCAGCACGGAGCTGTGCCCCCCCAGGACCAGcgtggctgtgccccagcccatcGCTGAGAGCTGCAACGAGCTGTGCGCCCGCCAGTGCCCCGACTCCTCTGCCTTCATCCAGCCACCGCCCGTGGTGGTCACCTTCCCCggccccatcctcagctccttcccccagcaggcCGTGGTGGGCTCCTCCGGAGCACCGGCCTTTGgcggctccctggggctgggcggCCTCTACGGCGCCGGCGCCACCCAGGCCTCGGGGGGCCTCTGCACCTTTGGCAGAGCCTACGCTGCTCCCGCCTGCAGCCCTTGCGCCCTGCCCCGCTACAGCAAGAAGCTCTGGGACACCTGTGGTTCCTGCTAG
- the LOC103823990 gene encoding feather keratin 4 has product MSCYDLCAPTSCGPTPLANSCNEPCVRQCQDSTVVIQPSPVVVTLPGPILSSFPQNTTVGSSASAAVGSALSAGGVPINSGSSLGFGGFGGFGYPGLGSGYSRPYRRYNASRSGFYGPC; this is encoded by the coding sequence ATGTCCTGCTACGACCTCTGTGCCCCCACGTCCTGCGGCCCCACCCCGCTGGCCAACAGCTGCAACGAGCCCTGCGTGCGGCAGTGCCAGGACTCCACCGTGGTCATCCAGCCGTCCCCCGTGGTGGTCACCCTGCCCgggcccatcctcagctccttcccccagaaCACCACCGTGGGATCCTCGGCGTCCGCGGCCGTCGGGAGCGCTCTGAGCGCCGGGGGAGTCCCCATCAACTCGGGCAGCTCCTTGGGCTTTGGGGGCTTTGGGGGCTTTGGCTACCCCGGGCTGGGCAGTGGCTACAGCCGGCCCTACCGGCGCTACAACGCCTCCCGCAGCGGCTTCTACGGGCCCTGCtaa
- the LOC108963471 gene encoding scale keratin-like produces the protein MSYSSQSCGVSCPQPIAESTNEPCVQQCPDSRALILPPPVVVTIPGPVLSTCPQESVVGSSGPALPGRSFSSRSSQGYGGSFGLGGSGGSGGYLGSSGYGGSFGWGPYGGSQGYGGSFGLGGSRGYRGSFGSGGYGGYGSYGGSQGYGGFSGYGGSLGYGGSQGYGGSLGLGSCGGYGGSQGYGGSLGYGHSLGYGGDTGYGGSFGGYGGSFGGYGGSLGGYGGSFGNCGRSYSSGFSSRGLGYSLPGSQRWSRSRRGSCGFF, from the coding sequence ATGTCCTACTCCAGCCAGTCCTGCGGCGtcagctgcccccagcccatcGCCGAGAGCACCAACGAGCCGTGTGTGCAGCAGTGCCCCGACTCCAGAGCCCTGATCCTGCCCCCGCCGGTGGTGGTGACCATCCCAGGCCCCGTGCTCAGCACCTGCCCCCAAGAGAGCGTTGTGGGATCGTCGGGCCCAGCCTTGCCGGGGCGTTCCTTCAGTTCCCGCAGCTCGCAGGGCTACGGGGGCTCCTTTGGGCTGGGAGGATCTGGGGGTTCTGGGGGCTATTTGGGCTCCTCTGGCTATGGGGGCTCCTTTGGGTGGGGACCTTATGGAGGTTCACAGGGCTATGGGGGTTCCTTTGGGTTGGGTGGCTCCCGTGGTTATAGGGGCTCCTTTGGGTCTGGAGGTTATGGGGGCTATGGGAGCTATGGGGGCTCCCAGGGCTATGGGGGTTTCTCAGGCTATGGGGGCTCCCTTGGATATGGGGGCTCCCAGGGCTATGGGGGCTCCCTTGgcctgggaagctgtggggGCTATGGGGGCTCCCAGGGCTATGGGGGCTCCCTTGGCTACGGCCATTCCCTGGGCTATGGAGGTGACACTGGCTATGGGGGCTCCTTTGGGGGCTATGGGGGCTCCTTTGGGGGCTATGGGGGCTCCCTGGGGGGCTATGGGGGCTCCTTTGGCAATTGTGGGAGGTCCTACAGCTCTGGCTTCTCCTCACGGGGCCTGGGCTattccctgcctggctcccagaGATGGAGCAGGTCCCGCCGTGGGAGCTGTGGGTTTTTCTAA